A section of the Falco biarmicus isolate bFalBia1 chromosome 3, bFalBia1.pri, whole genome shotgun sequence genome encodes:
- the ID3 gene encoding DNA-binding protein inhibitor ID-3: MKAISPVRSVRSCYEAVCCLSEQSLAIARGSNNKSPALEEPMNLLYDMNDCYSKLRELVPGIPQGTKVSQVEILQHVIDYIFDLQIVLEEGAKGRDPSSEATLLSLKAAELASELCSKDERSLCH, encoded by the exons ATGAAAGCCATCAGCCCGGTGCGGTCGGTGCGGAGCTGCTACGAGGCCGTGTGCTGCCTCTcggagcagagcctggccatCGCCCGCGGCAGCAACAACAAGAGCCCGGCCTTGGAGGAGCCCATGAACTTGCTCTACGATATGAACGATTGTTACTCTAAATTGCGGGAGCTGGTGCCGGGCATCCCGCAAGGCACCAAGGTGAGCCAAGTGGAGATCCTGCAGCATGTTATCGATTACATCTTCGACCTCCAGATCGTGCTGGAGGAGGGGGCCAAGGGCCGCGACCCCTCCTCCGAGGCCACCCTGCTGTCCCTTAAG GCGGCCGAGCTGGCGTCTGAACTCTGCTCCAAAGACGAGAGAAGCTTGTGTCACTAA
- the E2F2 gene encoding transcription factor E2F2 isoform X3, which translates to MLQLPRGVSPAPGRGGAALLLPPSHPKKVMSVMGSSEQGASSLGSPLLSAGCFTQLYKPAAVSVPAPQGGCLYATPQGPQLRTLRSASAGRLPAKRKLDLEGPELCTPKGKGRTLVQVPSPRTPKSPGEKTRYDTSLGLLTKKFIRLLSESSDGVVDLNRAAEVLEVQKRRIYDITNVLEGIQLIRKKSKNNIQWMMCCPSGAISAGRGTGIFEDTVVTAKQQALRGELAELARMERTLDQLLQDCALQLRQLADSEANQRLAYVTYQDLHTISNFKEQTVIAMKAPPETQLEVPDFSEDNLQLHLKSTNGPIEVYLCPEEIAEESPTRDHGTPSAATSPRDHAVPPSLPNSPGPAPQPPHVFPQSWGATETSSSSPPPLPFAVSGGSSSLLEVEAGLLGSPPHLLQQTEDQLPCTPSHLDLGPFITFSPPLEQDDYLWGLEGEGVSDLFEAYDLGDLLKH; encoded by the exons ATGCTGCAGCTCCCCCGGGGAGTGTCCCccgccccggggagggggggcgccgccctcctgctccccccctcccacccGAAGAAGGTCATGTCGGTGATGGGCTCCTCTGAGCAGGGGGCTTCCAGCCTGGGCAGCCCTCTGTTATCTGCCGGTTGCTTCACCCAGCTCTACAAGCCGGCGGCTGTCAGCGTCCCCGCTCCCCAGGGGGGGTGTCTCTATGCCACCCCCCAGGGCCCGCAGCTCAGGACCCTCCGCTCAGCCTCAGCGGGACGGCTGCCG GCCAAGAGAAAGCTGGACCTGGAGGGCCCCGAACTTTGCACGCCCAAGGGGAAGGGCAGGACCCTGGTGcaggtccccagccccagga CCCCCAAGTCTCCTGGGGAGAAGACTCGCTACGACACCTCGCTGGGGCTGCTCACCAAAAAATTCATCCGTTTGCTGAGCGAGTCGTCCGACGGCGTCGTGGATCTCAACCGGGCGGCCGAGGTGCTGGAAGTCCAGAAACGTCGCATCTACGACATCACCAATGTGCTGGAAGGCATCCAGCTCATCCGCAAGAAGTCCAAGAACAACATCCAGTGGAT GATGTGCTGTCCCTCAGGTGCCATCTCTGctggcagggggacagggatcTTTGAGGACACGGTTGTGACGGCGAAGCAGCAGGCACTGCGGGGGGAGCTGGCCGAGCTGGCCAGGATGGAGAGGACACTggaccagctcctgcaggactGTGCCCTGCAGCTCCGGCAGCTGGCTGACAGCGAAGCCAACCAGAG GCTGGCGTACGTCACCTACCAGGACCTCCACACCATCAGCAACTTCAAGGAGCAGACGGTGATCGCCATGAAGGCTCCCCCCGAGACACAGCTGGAGGTGCCAGACTTCAGCGAG GACAACCTCCAGCTCCACCTGAAGAGCACCAATGGCCCCATTGAGGTCTACCTCTGCCCGGAGGAGATCGCGGAGGAGAGCCCCACCAGGGACCATGGCACCCCCTCCGCTGCCACCTCTCCACGGGACCATGCCGTACCCCCTTCCCTGCCAAACAGCCCTGGGCCAGCCCCACAGCCGCCCCACGTCTTCCCCCAGAGCTGGGGGGCCACGgaaacctcctcctcctcacccccacCTCTGCCTTTCGCTGTCTCGGGGGGGTCCAGCTCGCTGCTGGAGGTGGAGGCTGGGCTTCTGGGCTCGCCCCCACACCTCCTGCAGCAGACGGAGGAccagctgccctgcaccccCTCCCACCTGGACTTGGGACCCTTCATCACCTTCTCACCCCCCCTAGAACAGGATGACTATCTCTGGGGGCTGGAGGGTGAAGGCGTCAGTGACCTCTTCGAGGCATATGACCTGGGGGACCTGCTGAAGCACTGA
- the E2F2 gene encoding transcription factor E2F2 isoform X2 produces the protein MLQLPRGVSPAPGRGGAALLLPPSHPKKVMSVMGSSEQGASSLGSPLLSAGCFTQLYKPAAVSVPAPQGGCLYATPQGPQLRTLRSASAGRLPGAAVGATLSRHGDLGTMRDVLGGTLWDSPTWEQAKRKLDLEGPELCTPKGKGRTLVQVPSPRTPKSPGEKTRYDTSLGLLTKKFIRLLSESSDGVVDLNRAAEVLEVQKRRIYDITNVLEGIQLIRKKSKNNIQWMGTGIFEDTVVTAKQQALRGELAELARMERTLDQLLQDCALQLRQLADSEANQRLAYVTYQDLHTISNFKEQTVIAMKAPPETQLEVPDFSEDNLQLHLKSTNGPIEVYLCPEEIAEESPTRDHGTPSAATSPRDHAVPPSLPNSPGPAPQPPHVFPQSWGATETSSSSPPPLPFAVSGGSSSLLEVEAGLLGSPPHLLQQTEDQLPCTPSHLDLGPFITFSPPLEQDDYLWGLEGEGVSDLFEAYDLGDLLKH, from the exons ATGCTGCAGCTCCCCCGGGGAGTGTCCCccgccccggggagggggggcgccgccctcctgctccccccctcccacccGAAGAAGGTCATGTCGGTGATGGGCTCCTCTGAGCAGGGGGCTTCCAGCCTGGGCAGCCCTCTGTTATCTGCCGGTTGCTTCACCCAGCTCTACAAGCCGGCGGCTGTCAGCGTCCCCGCTCCCCAGGGGGGGTGTCTCTATGCCACCCCCCAGGGCCCGCAGCTCAGGACCCTCCGCTCAGCCTCAGCGGGACGGCTGCCG ggagctgctgttggagcCACGCTGAGCCGGCACGGGGACCTGGGCACCATGCGGGACGTGCTGGGGGGGACCCTGTGGGACAGCCCGACCTGGGAGCAG GCCAAGAGAAAGCTGGACCTGGAGGGCCCCGAACTTTGCACGCCCAAGGGGAAGGGCAGGACCCTGGTGcaggtccccagccccagga CCCCCAAGTCTCCTGGGGAGAAGACTCGCTACGACACCTCGCTGGGGCTGCTCACCAAAAAATTCATCCGTTTGCTGAGCGAGTCGTCCGACGGCGTCGTGGATCTCAACCGGGCGGCCGAGGTGCTGGAAGTCCAGAAACGTCGCATCTACGACATCACCAATGTGCTGGAAGGCATCCAGCTCATCCGCAAGAAGTCCAAGAACAACATCCAGTGGAT ggggacagggatcTTTGAGGACACGGTTGTGACGGCGAAGCAGCAGGCACTGCGGGGGGAGCTGGCCGAGCTGGCCAGGATGGAGAGGACACTggaccagctcctgcaggactGTGCCCTGCAGCTCCGGCAGCTGGCTGACAGCGAAGCCAACCAGAG GCTGGCGTACGTCACCTACCAGGACCTCCACACCATCAGCAACTTCAAGGAGCAGACGGTGATCGCCATGAAGGCTCCCCCCGAGACACAGCTGGAGGTGCCAGACTTCAGCGAG GACAACCTCCAGCTCCACCTGAAGAGCACCAATGGCCCCATTGAGGTCTACCTCTGCCCGGAGGAGATCGCGGAGGAGAGCCCCACCAGGGACCATGGCACCCCCTCCGCTGCCACCTCTCCACGGGACCATGCCGTACCCCCTTCCCTGCCAAACAGCCCTGGGCCAGCCCCACAGCCGCCCCACGTCTTCCCCCAGAGCTGGGGGGCCACGgaaacctcctcctcctcacccccacCTCTGCCTTTCGCTGTCTCGGGGGGGTCCAGCTCGCTGCTGGAGGTGGAGGCTGGGCTTCTGGGCTCGCCCCCACACCTCCTGCAGCAGACGGAGGAccagctgccctgcaccccCTCCCACCTGGACTTGGGACCCTTCATCACCTTCTCACCCCCCCTAGAACAGGATGACTATCTCTGGGGGCTGGAGGGTGAAGGCGTCAGTGACCTCTTCGAGGCATATGACCTGGGGGACCTGCTGAAGCACTGA
- the E2F2 gene encoding transcription factor E2F2 isoform X1: MLQLPRGVSPAPGRGGAALLLPPSHPKKVMSVMGSSEQGASSLGSPLLSAGCFTQLYKPAAVSVPAPQGGCLYATPQGPQLRTLRSASAGRLPGAAVGATLSRHGDLGTMRDVLGGTLWDSPTWEQAKRKLDLEGPELCTPKGKGRTLVQVPSPRTPKSPGEKTRYDTSLGLLTKKFIRLLSESSDGVVDLNRAAEVLEVQKRRIYDITNVLEGIQLIRKKSKNNIQWMMCCPSGAISAGRGTGIFEDTVVTAKQQALRGELAELARMERTLDQLLQDCALQLRQLADSEANQRLAYVTYQDLHTISNFKEQTVIAMKAPPETQLEVPDFSEDNLQLHLKSTNGPIEVYLCPEEIAEESPTRDHGTPSAATSPRDHAVPPSLPNSPGPAPQPPHVFPQSWGATETSSSSPPPLPFAVSGGSSSLLEVEAGLLGSPPHLLQQTEDQLPCTPSHLDLGPFITFSPPLEQDDYLWGLEGEGVSDLFEAYDLGDLLKH, encoded by the exons ATGCTGCAGCTCCCCCGGGGAGTGTCCCccgccccggggagggggggcgccgccctcctgctccccccctcccacccGAAGAAGGTCATGTCGGTGATGGGCTCCTCTGAGCAGGGGGCTTCCAGCCTGGGCAGCCCTCTGTTATCTGCCGGTTGCTTCACCCAGCTCTACAAGCCGGCGGCTGTCAGCGTCCCCGCTCCCCAGGGGGGGTGTCTCTATGCCACCCCCCAGGGCCCGCAGCTCAGGACCCTCCGCTCAGCCTCAGCGGGACGGCTGCCG ggagctgctgttggagcCACGCTGAGCCGGCACGGGGACCTGGGCACCATGCGGGACGTGCTGGGGGGGACCCTGTGGGACAGCCCGACCTGGGAGCAG GCCAAGAGAAAGCTGGACCTGGAGGGCCCCGAACTTTGCACGCCCAAGGGGAAGGGCAGGACCCTGGTGcaggtccccagccccagga CCCCCAAGTCTCCTGGGGAGAAGACTCGCTACGACACCTCGCTGGGGCTGCTCACCAAAAAATTCATCCGTTTGCTGAGCGAGTCGTCCGACGGCGTCGTGGATCTCAACCGGGCGGCCGAGGTGCTGGAAGTCCAGAAACGTCGCATCTACGACATCACCAATGTGCTGGAAGGCATCCAGCTCATCCGCAAGAAGTCCAAGAACAACATCCAGTGGAT GATGTGCTGTCCCTCAGGTGCCATCTCTGctggcagggggacagggatcTTTGAGGACACGGTTGTGACGGCGAAGCAGCAGGCACTGCGGGGGGAGCTGGCCGAGCTGGCCAGGATGGAGAGGACACTggaccagctcctgcaggactGTGCCCTGCAGCTCCGGCAGCTGGCTGACAGCGAAGCCAACCAGAG GCTGGCGTACGTCACCTACCAGGACCTCCACACCATCAGCAACTTCAAGGAGCAGACGGTGATCGCCATGAAGGCTCCCCCCGAGACACAGCTGGAGGTGCCAGACTTCAGCGAG GACAACCTCCAGCTCCACCTGAAGAGCACCAATGGCCCCATTGAGGTCTACCTCTGCCCGGAGGAGATCGCGGAGGAGAGCCCCACCAGGGACCATGGCACCCCCTCCGCTGCCACCTCTCCACGGGACCATGCCGTACCCCCTTCCCTGCCAAACAGCCCTGGGCCAGCCCCACAGCCGCCCCACGTCTTCCCCCAGAGCTGGGGGGCCACGgaaacctcctcctcctcacccccacCTCTGCCTTTCGCTGTCTCGGGGGGGTCCAGCTCGCTGCTGGAGGTGGAGGCTGGGCTTCTGGGCTCGCCCCCACACCTCCTGCAGCAGACGGAGGAccagctgccctgcaccccCTCCCACCTGGACTTGGGACCCTTCATCACCTTCTCACCCCCCCTAGAACAGGATGACTATCTCTGGGGGCTGGAGGGTGAAGGCGTCAGTGACCTCTTCGAGGCATATGACCTGGGGGACCTGCTGAAGCACTGA
- the E2F2 gene encoding transcription factor E2F2 isoform X4, giving the protein MLQLPRGVSPAPGRGGAALLLPPSHPKKVMSVMGSSEQGASSLGSPLLSAGCFTQLYKPAAVSVPAPQGGCLYATPQGPQLRTLRSASAGRLPAKRKLDLEGPELCTPKGKGRTLVQVPSPRTPKSPGEKTRYDTSLGLLTKKFIRLLSESSDGVVDLNRAAEVLEVQKRRIYDITNVLEGIQLIRKKSKNNIQWMGTGIFEDTVVTAKQQALRGELAELARMERTLDQLLQDCALQLRQLADSEANQRLAYVTYQDLHTISNFKEQTVIAMKAPPETQLEVPDFSEDNLQLHLKSTNGPIEVYLCPEEIAEESPTRDHGTPSAATSPRDHAVPPSLPNSPGPAPQPPHVFPQSWGATETSSSSPPPLPFAVSGGSSSLLEVEAGLLGSPPHLLQQTEDQLPCTPSHLDLGPFITFSPPLEQDDYLWGLEGEGVSDLFEAYDLGDLLKH; this is encoded by the exons ATGCTGCAGCTCCCCCGGGGAGTGTCCCccgccccggggagggggggcgccgccctcctgctccccccctcccacccGAAGAAGGTCATGTCGGTGATGGGCTCCTCTGAGCAGGGGGCTTCCAGCCTGGGCAGCCCTCTGTTATCTGCCGGTTGCTTCACCCAGCTCTACAAGCCGGCGGCTGTCAGCGTCCCCGCTCCCCAGGGGGGGTGTCTCTATGCCACCCCCCAGGGCCCGCAGCTCAGGACCCTCCGCTCAGCCTCAGCGGGACGGCTGCCG GCCAAGAGAAAGCTGGACCTGGAGGGCCCCGAACTTTGCACGCCCAAGGGGAAGGGCAGGACCCTGGTGcaggtccccagccccagga CCCCCAAGTCTCCTGGGGAGAAGACTCGCTACGACACCTCGCTGGGGCTGCTCACCAAAAAATTCATCCGTTTGCTGAGCGAGTCGTCCGACGGCGTCGTGGATCTCAACCGGGCGGCCGAGGTGCTGGAAGTCCAGAAACGTCGCATCTACGACATCACCAATGTGCTGGAAGGCATCCAGCTCATCCGCAAGAAGTCCAAGAACAACATCCAGTGGAT ggggacagggatcTTTGAGGACACGGTTGTGACGGCGAAGCAGCAGGCACTGCGGGGGGAGCTGGCCGAGCTGGCCAGGATGGAGAGGACACTggaccagctcctgcaggactGTGCCCTGCAGCTCCGGCAGCTGGCTGACAGCGAAGCCAACCAGAG GCTGGCGTACGTCACCTACCAGGACCTCCACACCATCAGCAACTTCAAGGAGCAGACGGTGATCGCCATGAAGGCTCCCCCCGAGACACAGCTGGAGGTGCCAGACTTCAGCGAG GACAACCTCCAGCTCCACCTGAAGAGCACCAATGGCCCCATTGAGGTCTACCTCTGCCCGGAGGAGATCGCGGAGGAGAGCCCCACCAGGGACCATGGCACCCCCTCCGCTGCCACCTCTCCACGGGACCATGCCGTACCCCCTTCCCTGCCAAACAGCCCTGGGCCAGCCCCACAGCCGCCCCACGTCTTCCCCCAGAGCTGGGGGGCCACGgaaacctcctcctcctcacccccacCTCTGCCTTTCGCTGTCTCGGGGGGGTCCAGCTCGCTGCTGGAGGTGGAGGCTGGGCTTCTGGGCTCGCCCCCACACCTCCTGCAGCAGACGGAGGAccagctgccctgcaccccCTCCCACCTGGACTTGGGACCCTTCATCACCTTCTCACCCCCCCTAGAACAGGATGACTATCTCTGGGGGCTGGAGGGTGAAGGCGTCAGTGACCTCTTCGAGGCATATGACCTGGGGGACCTGCTGAAGCACTGA